A single genomic interval of Melitaea cinxia chromosome 18, ilMelCinx1.1, whole genome shotgun sequence harbors:
- the LOC123662136 gene encoding uncharacterized protein LOC123662136: MSIIEYLSDSEMFEEQGDVDKTQKRMREESESEWTAVGQGKEKKLKESEKIEVYISSKEKLPKQFSLARIFKEQNISDIIRVKYLNPFKVRIDIISEISAQKIEECQYFKDKNWRIQKALERNFSYGIIRDVDLDLTNEKIFEKIRCDLPAQLISAYRLSRRNLTEPGWIPSETVRLCFKGAFIPAYVYVEELRVKVENYEFPVTQCSRCWKFGHRKVRCPSLKIVCPKCSKNHENCENTIFKCVNCFGNHMALSKVCPKFLKEKKIRSLMSEFNCTYRKALETYVPPEVYDQEEERKENEERNEEQERSREGEPLLSQTENLNCQDYPTQNSIEILLVKLFNCDVIENIISLYCPPSVNTCQLDWEHLFAFSKSKTLLLGDFNGHHTNWSNKIDARGKQIMDALMSDNSFVTLNNGDITRIKLVNGVIQQSSPDISFASTDIALRFDWRVLNETLGSDHCVIKINAHVKAEPKCIARRNFKKADWNSYTELLQTLYSDFIISNDLQHDYNNFIDYMNIAADIHIPFVKICTNPTSNFLPRPYWNQILSKCVAERRLALSQFRRNPTPNNLTYLRTKIRTSQKLMRKFRSQSWQAMCSSLNESSTQTEVYNKLKWIKGYKAYGNYIDVGKANELLKNLAPDYVPTHKQSFSSSNIKLESVITLHELEKSIKVKDTSPGCDNISYSMMKNLPLNGKVLLLSLYNKFLIKSFVPIQWQDISIIPIPKPGRDTQNISSLRPISMISCVCKVFHTVLLNRLEWFIERNHILPETITGFRKCHSTQHNLASLVSRIQLGFTEKYSTVCCFIDIDNAYNNVDVNSLLHTLDRLGVGTKICKYLENFLRNRILKIQTNKKQVCRSTSRGLAQGDPLSPLLFNIVTACISKSANNVHISQYADDFLFYASHENVLQAAERIQISLNLVSDIMSKIGLEISPIKSKVIIFKTSNKSCNIELKVNGISLEIVDHYKYLGLWLDKSLRWSKHINEISSQWGIHPRHLRRLYTSLVRSKLDYCCFLYDNSAQIHLKKLNLIQNQFLRIIGGFIKSTAVHVMESELHIEPLLFRRYYLAGKFWLKCKSTANSEIIRLVEELKYACQSLYWRNKKKPLLITIHECLKENYVKASSNLDMFNLQTWMTNFDLCKIIQPTIEQIKKPKKIYDFEILRTICNDSIQQNFPNHYYLFTDGSKNQSDVGAAVFDPQNASSVKFKIDCNISIMHVELIAIAEAVSYIKSVDYRDFVVFTDSRSALQHISHCGYPGFRGVPIAYDIIETITELHTNNKNVTLQWIPSHIGIAENEKVDKLAREAGIDGIPYQCLPLYSDILIKLKAIVIKFWQEYFDERSKSKGIWYRTIQPTLCNHPWFLGANMSRSETVTAFRLRSGHIPLNSFAALMGKSTSPTCLECDKIEDVLHIMAECVRNEAERAEFLVRINVNTFDTGIWNSILAFPTSGEARMLYRLVLIGLRRRYL; the protein is encoded by the exons ATGTcgattattgaatatttaagtgACAGTGAGATGTTTGAGGAGCAAGGAGATGTAGATAAGACGCAGAAAAGAATGAGAGAAGAAAGTGAAAGTGAGTGGACAGCCGTAGGACAGggaaaagagaaaaaattaaaagaaagcgAAAAAATTGAAGTTTACATCTCAAGTAAAGAAAAATTACCCAAACAGTTTTCTTTGGCTAGAATTTTTAAAGAACAAAACATTTCGGATATTATTagggtaaaatatttaaatccatTTAAAGTCAGAATAGATATAATTAGCGAAATAAGCGCACAAAAAATCGAAGAATGTCAGTATTTCAAAGATAAAAATTGGCGAATCCAGAAGGCGTTAGAAAGGAATTTTTCTTATGGAATTATAAGAGATGTAGACTTAGATTTAACGaatgaaaaaatttttgaaaaaattagatGTGACTTACCAGCTCAATTAATTTCCGCTTACCGTCTCAGTCGAAGGAATCTGACAGAACCGGGGTGGATACCCAGCGAAACTGTAAGGTTGTGCTTTAAAGGGGCTTTCATCCCTGCATATGTATATGTTGAAGAATTGAGAGTCAAAGTAGAAAATTACGAATTTCCAGTGACACAGTGCTCTCGTTGTTGGAAATTTGGACATCGTAAAGTTAGATGTCCTTCTTTGAAGATAGTGTGCCCGAAATGTTCAAAAAATCACGAAAATTgtgaaaatacaatatttaaatgtgtcAACTGTTTCGGTAATCACATGGCATTGTCAAAAGTATGCCCTAAATTCTTAAAAGAGAAGAAAATAAGAAGTTTAATGTCTGAATTTAATTGTACCTACCGAAAAGCTCTTGAAACTTATGTACCACCCGAGGTATATGATCAAGAAGAGGAAAGAAAAGAAAACGAAGAAAGAAACGAAGAACAAGAAAGAAGTCGAGAAGGCGAACCTCTACTATCTCAAACGGAAAACTTAAATTGTCAAGATTATCCAACCCAAAATA GTatagaaattttattagttAAGCTATTTAATTGCGATGTAATAGAAAACATAATATCTCTTTATTGTCCACCTTCGGTCAACACCTGCCAACTTGACTGGGAGCATTTATTCGCGTTTTCAAAGAGTAAAACATTATTGCTTGGTGACTTTAATGGTCACCACACAAACTGGTCTAATAAAATAGATGCTAGAGGGAAGCAAATTATGGATGCGTTAATGTCCGATAATAGTTTTGTTACACTTAATAACGGGGATATAACGAGAATTAAACTTGTAAATGGTGTGATACAACAGTCATCACCTGATATTTCGTTTGCTTCAACGGATATCGCTCTCAGATTCGATTGGAGGGTGTTGAATGAAACCTTAGGAAGTGATCattgtgttataaaaattaatgcacATGTAAAAGCAGAACCGAAATGTATAGCTCGCAGGAATTTTAAGAAAGCGGATTGGAATTCTTATACTGAGTTACTTCAAACCTTATATTCTGACTTCATTATATCCAACGATTTACAACacgattacaataattttatagacTACATGAACATTGCTGCTGATATTCATAttccatttgttaaaatttgtacaaatccTACAAGTAATTTCTTGCCTCGCCCTTATTGGAATCAAATTCTTTCAAAATGTGTAGCAGAACGCCGTTTAGCACTGTCGCAATTTCGCCGTAATCCAACTCCTAATAATTTGACTTACTTACGGACTAAAATACGTACTTCTCAAAAGTTAATGCGCAAATTTAGATCACAGTCATGGCAGGCTATGTGTTCTTCTTTAAATGAGTCATCAACTCAAACAGAGGTTTACAATAAACTGAAGTGGATAAAGGGCTACAAAGCATACGGTAATTATATTGATGTAGGAAAGGCCAatgaattgttaaaaaatttagcACCAGATTACGTACCCACTCACAAACAATCATTTTCATCCAGTAATATCAAATTAGAATCAGTTATAACTCTACATGAATTAGAAAAAAGCATTAAAGTGAAGGACACCTCTCCCGGATGTGACAACATATCGTATTCAATGATGAAGAATTTGCCGTTGAATGGTAAAGTTTTGTTGCTTTCTCTCTACAACAAGTTCCTCATTAAGTCATTTGTACCCATCCAATGGCAAGATATCAGTATAATACCAATACCAAAACCCGGACGTGATACACAAAATATTTCCTCGCTGAGACCAATTTCAATGATCTCATGCGTTTGTAAGGTTTTTCACACCGTTCTACTTAATAGATTAGAATGGTTCATTGAGAGAAACCATATTTTACCTGAGACTATTACAGGTTTCAGAAAATGCCATTCAACTCAACATAATCTTGCTTCTTTAGTCTCCAGAATACAGTTAGGGTTTACAGAAAAATATAGTACGGTATGCTGTTTCATCGATATAGACAACGCGTATAATAACGTTGATGTAAATAGTTTATTACATACTTTGGATAGACTAGGGGTAGGCACAAAAATCTGCAAATATTTAGAAAACTTTCTGAGAAATAGAATCCttaaaattcaaacaaataaaaaacaagtttgTAGAAGTACTAGTCGTGGATTAGCACAGGGTGACCCTCTTTCGCCATTACTATTCAATATTGTAACTGCCTGTATATCTAAAAGCGCAAATAACGTGCATATTTCTCAATATGCTGATGATTTCCTTTTCTATGCATCGCATGAAAATGTATTACAAGCTGCTGAAAGAATACAAATATCTCTAAATCTAGTTTCAGATATTATGTCAAAAATAGGCCTAGAAATTTCACCAATTAAAAGCAaagttatcatttttaaaactagTAACAAATCTTGCAATATCGAATTAAAAGTTAATGGAATATCATTAGAAATAGTAGATCATTACAAATATCTAGGACTTTGGCTTGATAAATCTTTAAGGTGGTCCAAGcacataaacgaaataa GTTCACAATGGGGCATACATCCACGTCATTTAAGACGACTTTATACATCTTTGGTCCGAAGTAAGTTAGATTATTGTTGTTTCCTATATGATAACAGCGCGcagatacatttaaaaaaattaaatttaatacaaaatcagTTTTTACGTATCATTGGAGGATTTATCAAAAGTACGGCAGTCCATGTCATGGAGTCTGAACTACACATTGAACCACTTTTATTTCGTAGATATTATTTGGCAGGTAAATTTTGGCTAAAATGTAAATCAACCGCAAATAGTGAAATTATTAGGCTAGTAGAAGAGTTAAAATATGCTTGCCAAAGTCTTTATTGGAGAAATAAGAAAAAgcctttattaataacaatccACGAATGtcttaaagaaaattatgttaaaGCTAGTAGTAATTTAGatatgtttaatttacaaacatGGATGACAAATTTTGACctatgtaaaataatacaacCAACCatagaacaaattaaaaaaccaaaaaaaatatatgactttGAAATATTAAGAACTATTTGTAATGATTCAATACAGCAAAACTTTCCAAATCactattatttgtttactgATGGATCTAAAAACCAAAGCGATGTTGGAGCAGCAGTGTTTGATCCACAAAACGCATCCtccgttaaatttaaaatagattgtAATATTTCCATTATGCATGTAGAATTAATTGCCATTGCGGAGGCTGTGTCATATATTAAGAGTGTTGATTACAGAGATTTTGTAGTTTTCACCGATTCGAGGAGTGCGCTTCAACATATTTCTCACTGTGGTTATCCTGGTTTCCGGGGTGTTCCAATTGCTTATGACATTATAGAGACTATAACCGAGCTCcacacaaacaataaaaatgttacgttGCAGTGGATACCTTCTCATATTGGCATTGCGGAAAACGAAAAGGTTGATAAATTGGCTAGGGAAGCAGGGATTGATGGTATACCTTATCAGTGTTTACCTCTCTATtccgatattttaattaagttgaaagcaattgtaataaaattttggcAGGAATACTTCGACGAAAGATCAAAAAGTAAAGGTATATGGTATAGAACCATACAGCCAACCTTATGCAACCATCCTTGGTTTCTTGGTGCCAATATGAGCAGATCCGAAACTGTAACTGCCTTCAGGCTGCGATCCGGACATATTCCGTTAAACAGCTTTGCTGCATTAATGGGCAAATCTACATCACCAACTTGTTTAGAGTGCGATAAAATAGAAGATGTGTTGCACATAATGGCTGAATGCGTCCGGAACGAAGCAGAAAGGGCAGAATTTCTTGTAAGAATTAATGTAAATACTTTTGATACTGGCATATGGAATAGTATTCTTGCCTTTCCAACGTCTGGAGAGGCAAGAATGCTATACAGATTAGTATTAATAGGTTTAAGACGTCGATATTTGTAG